AACGACGACCGTCGCGCCGGTTGCGGCGAGGTTGCGCGCCGTCTCCGCGCCGATCCCGCTGGTCGACCCCGTCACGAGCGCGACGTGTCCCTCGTCGAGTACCGAGTCGCCGTCGGCTGCGCCTGTCATGACCGACCGTTCGGCTCCGACCGAGTTAACCCCGCTGCCGACGCCGTGCGGTCGGGTCTGGGTCCCGCTCACCCCCTTCGGTCACCCCAGCTAGCGGCCGACGGCGGCGCTCGCCCGCTCGTAGCCGGCCTGGATCGCGTCGATGACCGGGGCGGGAAGCCAGTTCGCCCACCGGACGAAGCTGGCGAACCGCCCCACGGGATAGCGGGCCTTCGGGTCGTCGGCCTCGGCCGCTCGCACCACCGCGGCGGCGACGCGGTCCGGTCCCACGGCCAGCGGGTTGCCGTCGAGGATCCAGCCGTCGTCGAGGCCAGCGTAGGTCCGCGCGTAGGCGGGCGTCCGCTCGCGACCGGCCATCCGTTCCCGCGCCGCGTCGGCGAAGTCGGTCTCGACCCACGCCGGCTCGACCAGGCTCACGTCGACGCCGCTCGCACGCAACTCGACCCGCAGCGCGTCGTGCAGCGACTCGACGGCGGCCTTCCCGGCGGCGTAGGCGCCCAGCCCCGGCGAGGCGACCAGGCCCATCACGCTGGAGACGGTGACGACCCGCCCGCGACCGCGCTCGCGCATGTGCGGGAGCGCGGCCCGGGCGAGGCGGTGAGGGCCGTGGACG
This DNA window, taken from Halosimplex litoreum, encodes the following:
- a CDS encoding SDR family NAD(P)-dependent oxidoreductase, giving the protein MSRNDPPRSTEGAADGRPVVLVTGGGGGIGSAIALAFAERGWLVYATDVATPLPERVRARCATRALDVTDDERCEAVVDEVVAETGRLDCLVNNAGYAEAGPVEDVPVDAAREGFDVLVHGPHRLARAALPHMRERGRGRVVTVSSVMGLVASPGLGAYAAGKAAVESLHDALRVELRASGVDVSLVEPAWVETDFADAARERMAGRERTPAYARTYAGLDDGWILDGNPLAVGPDRVAAAVVRAAEADDPKARYPVGRFASFVRWANWLPAPVIDAIQAGYERASAAVGR